One stretch of Marinobacterium iners DNA includes these proteins:
- a CDS encoding class I SAM-dependent rRNA methyltransferase: protein MNLRPLQLQNNADRRLRAGHLWIYSNEVDNQATPLKAFEPGEQVVVQDARGKALGIASVNPNTLICGRMLSRDLRYPLDRSLLVHRFKVAQSLREMCFDQPCYRLIFGDADLLPGLVVDRFYDIFVVQISSAGMEQLQQEIVDALNKVFQPQAIVFRNDGKMRATEGLETYVEVVQGEVPELAPLMENGVNLLAPILTGQKTGWFYDHRENRARMQTLVKGKRVLDLFSYVGGWGAQALAAGSSEVVCVDASVTALEVAAENARINEGETRFRGLQGDAFDLCKALVADKERFDVVIVDPPAFIARRKDIRNGERAYARINNLAMRLLEKDGTLISASCSMHLEKSRLVDILRANSRELDRNGQIFAQGSQGSDHPIHPAIPETEYLKAYFMRVLPAG from the coding sequence ATGAATCTCAGACCCCTCCAGCTTCAGAACAATGCAGACCGCCGCCTTAGGGCTGGCCACCTCTGGATCTACAGCAACGAAGTGGACAACCAGGCCACACCGCTGAAGGCTTTCGAGCCCGGTGAGCAGGTGGTGGTACAGGATGCCCGTGGCAAAGCGCTGGGTATTGCCTCGGTAAACCCCAATACACTGATCTGTGGCCGAATGCTGAGCCGGGATCTGCGTTATCCGCTGGATCGCTCGCTGCTGGTACATCGCTTCAAGGTGGCCCAGTCACTGCGTGAAATGTGCTTTGATCAGCCCTGCTACCGGTTGATCTTTGGCGATGCCGATCTTTTGCCCGGGCTGGTGGTGGACCGTTTCTACGACATCTTTGTGGTGCAGATTTCCAGTGCCGGCATGGAACAGCTGCAGCAGGAGATCGTGGATGCGCTTAACAAAGTGTTCCAGCCGCAGGCGATTGTGTTCCGCAATGACGGCAAGATGCGTGCAACCGAAGGCTTGGAGACCTATGTCGAAGTGGTGCAGGGCGAAGTGCCGGAGCTGGCCCCGCTGATGGAAAACGGGGTGAACCTGCTGGCGCCGATTCTGACTGGACAGAAGACGGGTTGGTTTTATGACCACCGTGAGAACCGGGCGCGCATGCAGACGCTGGTCAAGGGCAAGCGGGTGCTGGATCTGTTCAGTTACGTTGGCGGCTGGGGGGCGCAGGCACTGGCCGCCGGCTCCTCCGAAGTGGTGTGTGTGGATGCTTCGGTGACGGCGCTGGAAGTAGCAGCCGAAAATGCGCGCATCAATGAGGGTGAAACCCGCTTTCGGGGCCTGCAGGGCGATGCCTTTGACCTGTGCAAGGCACTGGTCGCCGACAAGGAGCGCTTTGATGTAGTGATTGTGGACCCGCCGGCCTTTATCGCCCGGCGCAAGGATATCCGCAACGGCGAGCGTGCCTATGCCCGTATCAATAATCTGGCCATGCGGCTGCTGGAAAAGGACGGCACACTGATATCCGCGTCCTGTTCCATGCATCTGGAAAAGAGCCGCCTGGTGGATATTCTGCGCGCGAACAGCCGCGAGCTGGATCGTAACGGCCAGATCTTCGCGCAGGGCAGCCAGGGCTCGGATCACCCGATCCATCCGGCCATTCCCGAAACCGAATACCTGAAAGCCTACTTTATGCGCGTGCTGCCTGCAGGTTAA
- a CDS encoding TIGR02449 family protein, whose translation MTEHYFNALEHKIDLLLARVEQLELENSTLREQDTRLREERAQLIQLNDQTRSKVEGMIQRLKALEQNS comes from the coding sequence ATGACCGAACATTATTTCAACGCACTGGAACACAAGATTGACCTGCTGCTTGCGCGGGTAGAACAGCTTGAGCTTGAAAACAGCACGCTGCGCGAACAGGACACCCGTCTGCGCGAAGAACGTGCTCAATTGATCCAGCTGAATGACCAGACCCGCAGCAAGGTTGAAGGCATGATACAGCGACTCAAGGCACTGGAGCAGAACTCATGA
- a CDS encoding cell division protein ZapA, protein MSADARTVTVKLLDKEYTISCPDGAEAELLASADYLNQKMLDIRHSGKIIGLERIAVMAALNMSHELIKSREEQRQAVEVNLRRLGQKIDQSLARNNTSKANENSSSS, encoded by the coding sequence ATGAGCGCAGACGCACGCACTGTCACCGTCAAGTTGCTCGACAAGGAATATACCATCAGCTGCCCGGACGGAGCCGAAGCGGAGTTACTGGCCTCTGCCGACTACCTGAACCAGAAAATGCTCGATATACGTCACTCAGGCAAGATCATCGGCCTTGAGCGGATCGCTGTTATGGCCGCATTGAATATGTCGCACGAGCTGATCAAAAGCCGAGAGGAACAGCGTCAGGCAGTAGAGGTCAACCTGCGCCGATTGGGGCAGAAAATTGACCAGAGCCTGGCACGCAACAACACCTCCAAAGCGAATGAAAACTCTTCATCATCCTGA
- a CDS encoding AEC family transporter: MQPIIIALWPVFALLLLGFLARRSGFPGEGFWQPAEKATYYVLFPALLVERLANAQLAGDDSIRLAALVVVVLVMAALFCCACKPLLRLTVPAFTSFFQGSVRFNTYVALAVTAALHGSEGIVLAAVITAVMIPLLNLFSVLAFALTSEQAFSPRQLLMTLARNPLILACLLGIALSLSGAALPLGVTSVLELLGRMALPMGLLAVGAGLDLRALRGGGRALVAASLIKLLFLPLLAFALAGLWQLDLLTTSVVVIFAAVPTATSAYILARQMGGDAELMAGIITAQTMISMLTLPVVLILL; encoded by the coding sequence ATGCAGCCGATAATCATCGCCCTCTGGCCTGTTTTTGCGCTCCTGCTGCTCGGCTTTCTGGCTCGTCGCAGTGGATTTCCAGGTGAAGGTTTCTGGCAGCCGGCAGAAAAGGCGACCTATTATGTGCTGTTTCCGGCTTTGCTGGTGGAGCGTCTGGCCAATGCCCAGCTGGCAGGTGACGACTCCATTCGGCTGGCGGCACTGGTTGTGGTTGTGTTGGTTATGGCCGCTCTGTTCTGTTGTGCCTGCAAACCGCTGTTGCGTCTGACGGTACCTGCCTTCACCTCTTTTTTTCAGGGCAGTGTACGCTTCAATACCTATGTTGCGCTTGCTGTCACTGCGGCGCTGCACGGGTCAGAGGGCATCGTGCTGGCGGCGGTGATAACGGCCGTGATGATTCCGCTGCTGAACCTGTTCAGCGTCCTGGCTTTTGCACTGACTTCCGAGCAGGCGTTTTCGCCGCGTCAACTGCTGATGACACTGGCTCGAAATCCGTTGATTCTGGCTTGTCTGCTGGGTATTGCGTTGAGCCTTTCGGGCGCTGCTTTGCCTTTGGGTGTAACTTCGGTGCTGGAGCTGTTGGGGCGTATGGCGTTGCCAATGGGGCTGCTGGCGGTGGGAGCCGGATTGGACTTGCGGGCCTTGCGTGGCGGCGGCAGGGCACTGGTCGCGGCCAGTCTGATCAAGCTTCTGTTTTTGCCGCTGCTGGCGTTTGCGCTGGCCGGGTTGTGGCAGCTGGACCTGCTGACAACCAGTGTAGTAGTGATATTTGCGGCCGTACCGACGGCCACTTCGGCCTATATTCTGGCCCGGCAGATGGGCGGTGATGCCGAGTTGATGGCGGGCATCATTACGGCACAGACGATGATTTCAATGCTGACGCTGCCCGTAGTTTTGATTCTTCTTTAA
- the gcvT gene encoding glycine cleavage system aminomethyltransferase GcvT: MGHKTALYEQHHALGAKLVDFSGWEMPLHYGSQVEEHHKVRQSAGMFDVSHMTVVDVSGAQARSYLRHLLANDVALLRQKGKALYSGMLNEKGGVIDDLIVYLMTEPDSSGEWYRVVVNCGTRDKDLLWMADQAVRFDVTLTEQPDLAMIAVQGPKARQRVEQVVSESRARLISELKPFVGQESEGWFIARTGYTGEDGLEIMLPEEEAVDFWQHLLDAGVAPCGLGARDTLRLEAGMNLYGSDMDESVSPLAAGMGWTIAWNPSERDFVGRAALEAQKADGVAERQVGLVLTERGVLRSHQKVVVDGLGEGEITSGSFSPTLGHSIALARVPAGIGSDAEVEVRGKRVRVQVVKPPFVRHGEKVFS, from the coding sequence ATGGGACATAAGACCGCACTCTACGAACAACATCATGCGCTGGGCGCCAAGCTGGTTGATTTCAGTGGCTGGGAAATGCCGCTGCACTATGGTTCTCAGGTTGAAGAGCATCACAAGGTGCGCCAGAGCGCAGGCATGTTCGATGTGTCCCACATGACAGTGGTGGATGTTTCCGGAGCTCAGGCACGCAGTTACCTGCGCCACCTGCTGGCCAACGATGTGGCACTGTTGCGGCAGAAGGGCAAGGCGCTTTACAGCGGCATGTTGAACGAAAAGGGCGGCGTGATCGATGATCTGATCGTCTATTTGATGACCGAACCGGATTCATCCGGTGAATGGTATCGGGTAGTGGTCAACTGTGGTACCCGTGACAAGGATCTGCTCTGGATGGCTGATCAGGCCGTGCGCTTTGACGTTACGCTGACCGAGCAGCCCGACCTGGCCATGATTGCTGTACAGGGCCCGAAAGCGCGTCAGCGTGTGGAGCAGGTGGTAAGCGAGTCTCGTGCCCGCCTGATTTCCGAGCTGAAGCCCTTTGTGGGCCAGGAATCGGAAGGCTGGTTTATTGCGCGTACCGGCTATACTGGTGAGGACGGCCTGGAAATCATGCTGCCCGAAGAAGAGGCGGTGGACTTCTGGCAGCACTTGCTGGACGCGGGTGTCGCTCCTTGTGGTCTGGGCGCTCGTGATACCCTGCGACTGGAAGCGGGCATGAACCTGTACGGCTCCGATATGGATGAAAGTGTATCACCACTGGCCGCTGGCATGGGCTGGACCATCGCCTGGAATCCGTCAGAACGTGACTTTGTCGGTCGAGCAGCGCTGGAAGCACAGAAGGCTGACGGGGTTGCCGAACGCCAGGTAGGTCTGGTCCTGACTGAACGTGGGGTGCTGCGCTCCCACCAGAAAGTGGTGGTCGATGGGCTGGGTGAAGGTGAAATTACCAGCGGCAGCTTCTCACCGACCCTGGGACACTCCATTGCGCTGGCGCGGGTGCCGGCAGGTATCGGCAGTGACGCCGAAGTCGAAGTGCGTGGCAAGCGCGTGCGCGTGCAGGTGGTGAAACCGCCGTTCGTACGCCATGGTGAAAAAGTTTTTTCCTGA
- the ubiH gene encoding 2-octaprenyl-6-methoxyphenyl hydroxylase, protein MQQYDLVIIGGGMVGASLACALLPTAKALNLRMALVEAQPLPGADEPIFTPSYDNRSTALAQGVRTLYERMGLWQALQAHLTPINTIHVSERGRFGTTRLQAEDEAVPALGYVVENHWLGQVLNSQLQRNVGPWLTLMAPVEVTALEQRAGGNRLQLQVNGEQQRLQADLMVMADGGRSSLREQLGIGYSVQSYDQHALVANVSLDRPHRNIAYERFTQDGPLALLPGESINGHNRCGLVWTLGDDELDGVLALDDAAFLARLQERFGYRAGRFTAVGERYHYPLKLSLAEEQVRAGLVVLGNAAHALHPIAGQGYNLALRGAVALADLIIARKRADLALGDLTALQKFVEQRRQDQFRTIQFSDRTMKLFTSHNPLLRALRGSGLQLLESCPPAKTLFARAAMGLDQPSARLR, encoded by the coding sequence ATGCAGCAGTATGATCTGGTCATAATTGGTGGCGGCATGGTCGGGGCGAGTCTGGCCTGCGCCCTGCTGCCAACGGCAAAAGCGCTCAATTTGCGGATGGCACTGGTCGAAGCCCAGCCTTTGCCGGGTGCGGATGAGCCGATTTTCACCCCCAGTTACGACAATCGCTCAACGGCGCTGGCTCAGGGTGTGCGCACCCTGTATGAGCGTATGGGGCTTTGGCAGGCGCTGCAGGCTCATCTGACGCCGATCAATACCATACACGTGTCCGAGCGCGGGCGTTTCGGCACCACCCGGCTACAGGCCGAGGATGAGGCCGTCCCGGCGCTGGGCTATGTGGTGGAAAACCATTGGCTGGGTCAGGTGTTGAATAGCCAGCTACAGCGCAATGTTGGTCCGTGGCTGACTCTGATGGCGCCGGTCGAGGTGACTGCGCTGGAGCAGCGTGCCGGCGGCAACAGGCTGCAGCTGCAGGTCAACGGCGAGCAGCAGAGACTGCAGGCTGACCTGATGGTCATGGCTGACGGTGGTCGCTCGTCCCTGCGCGAACAGCTGGGAATCGGCTACAGCGTACAGTCCTATGATCAGCATGCACTGGTTGCCAATGTGTCACTGGATCGGCCGCACCGCAACATAGCCTATGAGCGCTTCACTCAGGATGGCCCGCTGGCGCTGCTGCCCGGCGAATCGATCAACGGCCACAACCGTTGCGGTCTGGTCTGGACTCTGGGTGATGACGAGCTGGACGGGGTTCTGGCGCTGGATGACGCGGCGTTTCTGGCGCGCCTGCAGGAGCGCTTCGGTTACCGTGCCGGCCGTTTTACCGCGGTGGGTGAGCGCTATCACTACCCGCTGAAGCTGTCGCTGGCAGAAGAGCAGGTGCGTGCCGGGTTGGTGGTGCTGGGTAACGCCGCGCACGCCCTGCATCCGATCGCCGGACAGGGCTACAATCTTGCCCTGCGCGGCGCTGTTGCGCTGGCAGACTTGATCATCGCGCGCAAGCGTGCCGACCTTGCGCTGGGTGACCTGACTGCGCTGCAGAAGTTTGTTGAGCAGCGGCGGCAGGATCAGTTTCGTACCATTCAGTTCAGTGATCGAACCATGAAACTGTTTACCAGCCACAATCCACTGCTGCGGGCTCTGCGTGGCAGCGGGCTGCAGCTGCTTGAAAGTTGTCCTCCTGCCAAAACCCTGTTTGCCCGTGCCGCCATGGGGCTTGACCAGCCCTCCGCACGGCTACGCTGA
- a CDS encoding UPF0149 family protein encodes MTDEQAPVIELPDFDTLADLLVEEGLLTLSPAELHGLLCGQVAAGARFDPVTLFARIGELLDLEPFSRELTRTGIMQLYLATLQQLQAPDFSFELVLPDDDQPLAGRADALGLWCSGFLSGFGLQERKGSQGLSIEGQETLRDLAQIVQITTAADAEAEEDENDLMEVQEYVRMAALLVFSECNEPDGQPSDAAAETAPVLH; translated from the coding sequence ATGACAGATGAACAGGCCCCCGTAATCGAGCTGCCGGATTTTGACACTTTGGCTGACCTGCTGGTGGAAGAGGGATTGCTGACCCTTTCCCCCGCTGAGCTGCACGGACTGCTGTGCGGCCAGGTAGCGGCCGGTGCCCGGTTTGATCCGGTCACCCTGTTTGCCCGTATCGGCGAGCTGCTGGATCTGGAGCCGTTCAGCCGAGAGCTGACGCGTACTGGCATCATGCAGCTGTATCTGGCCACGCTGCAGCAGCTGCAGGCCCCGGACTTCAGCTTTGAACTGGTCCTGCCGGATGATGACCAGCCACTGGCGGGGCGTGCAGATGCGTTGGGTTTGTGGTGCAGCGGTTTTCTCAGCGGTTTCGGCCTGCAGGAACGCAAGGGTAGCCAGGGGTTGTCGATCGAAGGCCAGGAAACCCTGCGAGACCTGGCTCAGATCGTTCAGATCACAACGGCTGCCGATGCCGAAGCGGAAGAAGACGAAAATGACCTGATGGAAGTGCAGGAATACGTACGCATGGCGGCATTACTGGTGTTCAGTGAATGCAATGAGCCGGATGGGCAGCCGAGCGATGCTGCAGCCGAAACAGCGCCTGTTCTGCACTGA
- the gcvH gene encoding glycine cleavage system protein GcvH: MSNIPNELKYVASHEWIREEGEGVVTIGITEHAQDLLGDVVFVELPDVGDEVSAGDDAGVVESVKAASDVYAPLSGEVVEINEALEDSPELVNSDPYGDGWFFKLKLTDPAELDDLLDADGYAAHCESES; the protein is encoded by the coding sequence ATGAGCAACATCCCCAATGAACTGAAATATGTCGCCAGCCACGAGTGGATCCGCGAAGAGGGTGAAGGTGTCGTGACCATCGGTATTACCGAGCACGCTCAGGACCTGCTGGGTGATGTGGTGTTTGTCGAATTGCCGGATGTGGGTGATGAAGTTTCAGCCGGGGATGATGCCGGTGTGGTGGAATCCGTCAAGGCCGCTTCCGATGTCTATGCTCCTCTCAGTGGTGAGGTCGTGGAAATCAATGAAGCACTTGAAGATTCTCCAGAACTGGTCAACTCTGATCCCTATGGTGATGGCTGGTTCTTCAAACTCAAGCTGACGGACCCGGCAGAGCTCGATGATCTGCTGGATGCCGACGGATACGCAGCGCACTGCGAGTCCGAAAGCTGA
- the pepP gene encoding Xaa-Pro aminopeptidase translates to MKIAQSEFARRRQRLLEKLPAGSVALVCAAHLKTRNRDAEYSFRQDSDFYYLTGFNEPDALLLLIPGRVEGEFVLFCPPRDPQMEIWTGYRAGPEGCVRDFGADQAFSLTELEQTVPSLLDGASRLYYALGSDEALDGRVRGWLNEIRGRARQGAQAPEELVLLDNLLHELRLFKSEAEQEVMRRAAEISAEAHCRAMRAANPGMHEYQLEAEITGYCMQQGARFQAYSPIVGAGANACILHYIENSAQMQDGDLVLIDAGCELDNYASDITRTFPVNGRFSDEQKALYQLVLDTQEACIAAMKPGVPWNKIHDLSVECLTDGLIKLGLLVGERDALIEEGAYRRFYMHRIGHWLGMDVHDVGQYKLKSEWRPLEPGMVMTVEPGLYIAPDDDSVEPRWRGIGIRIEDDVLVTPAGCEVLTSAVPKTVAAIEELMARR, encoded by the coding sequence ATGAAAATTGCTCAATCTGAATTTGCCCGTCGCCGCCAAAGATTGCTGGAAAAGTTGCCAGCCGGCAGTGTGGCGCTGGTCTGTGCAGCCCATCTGAAAACGCGCAACCGCGATGCCGAGTACAGTTTTCGCCAGGACAGCGATTTTTATTACCTGACCGGTTTTAATGAGCCGGACGCCTTGTTGCTCCTGATTCCCGGTCGAGTCGAGGGTGAGTTTGTGCTTTTCTGTCCGCCGCGCGACCCGCAGATGGAGATCTGGACCGGCTACCGCGCCGGCCCCGAGGGCTGTGTACGTGATTTTGGCGCGGACCAGGCGTTCTCGCTGACAGAGCTTGAGCAGACAGTGCCGAGCCTGTTGGATGGTGCCAGCCGGCTCTACTATGCACTGGGCAGCGATGAAGCCCTGGATGGTCGGGTACGCGGCTGGCTCAACGAGATTCGCGGCCGAGCCCGTCAGGGTGCGCAGGCGCCGGAAGAGCTGGTGCTGTTGGATAATTTGCTGCATGAGCTGCGCCTGTTCAAGTCTGAAGCCGAGCAGGAGGTGATGCGTCGTGCCGCCGAAATCTCGGCTGAAGCGCATTGCCGCGCCATGCGCGCAGCAAACCCCGGGATGCATGAATACCAGCTGGAGGCCGAGATTACCGGCTACTGCATGCAGCAGGGCGCCCGCTTTCAAGCCTACTCACCGATTGTGGGCGCCGGCGCCAACGCCTGCATTCTGCACTACATCGAAAACAGCGCTCAGATGCAGGATGGTGATCTGGTGCTGATCGATGCCGGTTGTGAGCTGGACAACTATGCCAGCGATATTACCCGTACCTTTCCGGTCAATGGCCGCTTCAGTGACGAACAAAAGGCGCTGTATCAGCTGGTACTGGATACCCAGGAAGCCTGCATCGCGGCGATGAAGCCTGGTGTCCCCTGGAACAAGATTCACGATCTGTCGGTTGAGTGTCTGACCGATGGGCTGATTAAGCTGGGTCTGCTTGTGGGCGAGCGTGATGCGTTGATTGAGGAAGGTGCCTATCGTCGTTTCTACATGCATCGCATCGGTCACTGGCTGGGGATGGATGTGCATGATGTGGGCCAGTACAAATTGAAGAGCGAGTGGCGACCGCTTGAGCCGGGTATGGTGATGACCGTGGAGCCGGGGCTGTATATCGCACCGGATGATGACAGTGTTGAGCCTCGCTGGCGCGGCATCGGTATCCGTATAGAAGATGATGTGCTGGTCACGCCTGCGGGCTGCGAGGTGCTCACTTCGGCCGTACCCAAAACCGTTGCCGCCATCGAAGAGCTGATGGCTCGCCGCTGA
- a CDS encoding NADP(H)-dependent aldo-keto reductase, which translates to MQYQMLGQSELNVSRIALGTMTFGRQNSEAEAFEQLDYALAQGVNLIDAAEMYPVPTAAEFQGRTEQYIGNWMRQRGCRDQVVLATKAAGPGEMVSYLRPDLHHDEANLRAAIEGSLTRLQTDYIDLYQLHWPDRKTNFFGQLGYQHDPSADGTPLAETLRVLGDLVSEGKVRYIGLSNETPWGTMKCLQLAEQLGLPRIISVQNPYSLLNRTTEVGLAEVLLREKVGLLAYSPLGFGVLSGKYAGGARPEGSRLALFPEYKRYITEQGLAATDAYLALAAEQGMDPAQMALAYVNSRPFLGSNIIGATRMTQLRSNLASLQLTLTSDLLAEIEAIHQCYPSPCP; encoded by the coding sequence ATGCAGTATCAAATGCTGGGACAGTCCGAGCTGAATGTCAGCCGTATCGCACTGGGGACCATGACCTTCGGGCGTCAGAACAGTGAGGCAGAAGCGTTCGAACAGCTCGATTATGCCTTGGCTCAGGGCGTGAACCTGATCGATGCCGCCGAGATGTATCCGGTGCCCACCGCTGCAGAGTTTCAGGGGCGTACGGAGCAGTATATCGGCAATTGGATGCGACAACGCGGTTGTCGGGATCAGGTCGTACTGGCCACCAAGGCAGCCGGTCCTGGCGAGATGGTTAGCTATTTGCGTCCTGATCTGCACCATGACGAGGCCAATCTGCGTGCGGCAATCGAAGGCAGCCTTACCCGTTTGCAAACGGATTATATCGACCTGTATCAGCTGCACTGGCCCGATCGCAAGACCAACTTCTTTGGCCAGCTGGGCTATCAGCACGACCCTTCAGCCGATGGCACGCCATTGGCTGAAACATTGCGTGTACTGGGGGACCTGGTAAGCGAGGGCAAGGTCCGCTACATCGGTCTGTCCAACGAAACCCCCTGGGGTACCATGAAGTGCCTTCAGCTGGCCGAGCAGCTGGGTCTGCCTCGGATTATCTCGGTACAGAATCCCTACAGCCTGCTCAACCGCACAACCGAGGTAGGGCTTGCCGAGGTGCTGCTGCGTGAAAAGGTGGGTCTGTTGGCCTACTCACCGCTGGGATTTGGCGTGCTCAGCGGCAAATACGCAGGAGGGGCTCGGCCTGAGGGATCGCGTCTGGCGCTGTTCCCTGAGTACAAGCGCTACATTACCGAGCAGGGACTTGCGGCCACCGATGCCTATTTGGCGCTGGCGGCCGAGCAGGGCATGGACCCGGCACAAATGGCGCTGGCCTATGTGAACAGCAGGCCTTTCCTGGGCAGTAATATCATTGGCGCGACTCGCATGACCCAGCTGCGCAGTAACCTCGCGTCCCTGCAGCTGACCCTGACTTCCGACCTGTTGGCAGAGATTGAAGCGATTCATCAATGCTACCCCAGCCCCTGTCCCTGA
- a CDS encoding UbiH/UbiF/VisC/COQ6 family ubiquinone biosynthesis hydroxylase has translation MTSSSMTDIVISGAGMVGAALACALAPSGVRIQLLEQRPGSLQQWLAEADAAMTPGRHDARVSALNLASVQLLTSLSAWSGVQARRAAAYTDMEVWDGEGSGRIHFSADALHENCLGYIVENSVILAALHEQLNRFDNVELISDVSLRQLSAPDTDGHRELVLSNGRRIETRLLVGADGAESLTRQLSGIGATEWDYGHHAIVTTVHTEQSHADTCWQRFTEDGPLALLPLAAENDRTLSIVWSTSPEHAASLMALDEADFCTALGRAFGHRLGRIEGCDERRSIVLRQRHAHRYAETGLALVGDAAHTIHPLAGQGVNLGFMDAAALAEVLLAAKTRGERWTDEAVLRRFQRQRRSANLTMAAAMEGFRRLFAPRPPVVRLLRSCGMNLTDRLEPLKQHLVLQAMGLSGERPALARRPTI, from the coding sequence ATGACCTCATCCTCTATGACCGATATTGTGATCAGTGGCGCCGGCATGGTGGGCGCCGCACTGGCCTGTGCGCTGGCACCTTCAGGTGTCAGGATCCAGCTGCTTGAGCAGCGTCCCGGATCGTTGCAACAGTGGTTGGCAGAAGCCGACGCAGCCATGACTCCGGGCAGGCATGACGCCCGCGTCAGTGCTCTCAATCTGGCATCTGTTCAACTGCTGACCTCTTTGTCCGCCTGGAGCGGTGTGCAGGCAAGGCGTGCCGCAGCCTATACCGATATGGAGGTTTGGGATGGAGAGGGCAGTGGCCGTATCCATTTCAGTGCCGATGCCCTGCATGAAAACTGCCTGGGCTATATTGTTGAGAACAGTGTGATATTGGCGGCGCTGCATGAGCAGCTCAATCGGTTTGATAATGTGGAATTGATCAGCGATGTCTCCCTGAGGCAGTTGTCGGCTCCTGATACCGATGGTCACCGCGAGCTGGTGTTGAGTAATGGTCGTCGCATTGAGACTCGGTTGCTGGTAGGGGCTGATGGAGCGGAATCCCTGACGCGACAGTTGTCAGGCATTGGTGCCACTGAGTGGGACTATGGTCATCACGCCATTGTCACCACTGTTCACACCGAACAGTCACACGCGGATACCTGCTGGCAGCGCTTTACCGAAGATGGCCCACTGGCACTGTTGCCGCTGGCGGCAGAGAATGATCGTACCCTGTCAATTGTCTGGTCGACTTCACCCGAGCATGCTGCCAGCTTGATGGCGTTGGATGAAGCTGACTTCTGCACCGCCCTTGGGCGCGCTTTTGGGCACCGTCTGGGGCGCATCGAGGGCTGTGACGAACGCCGCTCGATTGTGCTGCGCCAGCGCCACGCACACCGCTATGCCGAGACGGGACTTGCACTGGTGGGTGATGCCGCCCATACCATCCACCCCTTGGCCGGGCAGGGCGTAAATCTCGGTTTTATGGATGCCGCCGCGTTGGCTGAAGTGCTGCTGGCAGCCAAGACGCGAGGTGAGCGCTGGACCGATGAAGCGGTGTTGCGCCGCTTCCAGCGTCAGCGTCGTAGCGCCAATCTGACCATGGCTGCTGCCATGGAAGGGTTTCGTCGCCTGTTTGCACCCCGGCCGCCGGTTGTGCGTCTGTTACGCAGCTGTGGCATGAATCTGACCGACCGGCTGGAGCCGCTTAAACAACACCTGGTGCTGCAGGCGATGGGGCTTTCGGGTGAGCGACCGGCGCTGGCGCGGCGTCCGACTATTTGA
- a CDS encoding 5-formyltetrahydrofolate cyclo-ligase, whose protein sequence is MQDRKTLRREMRARRRALTPQQQRTAGRCLARNLARQLWFAKARHVAIYLPNDGEIDTRPLITLCRTLGKTLYLPVLHPIRHNRLWFTPYATTTRMQLNRYRILEPVLQGKPVRPAVALDLVLLPLVAFSADGGRMGMGGGYYDRTFAFRLKGNGMRGPKLVGLAHELQRVNQLPIERWDVPLDAIATDSRVYAINC, encoded by the coding sequence ATGCAGGATCGCAAAACACTCCGCCGCGAAATGCGGGCCCGAAGACGGGCACTTACCCCCCAGCAACAGCGCACAGCCGGTCGCTGCCTTGCTCGAAACCTCGCCCGACAACTCTGGTTTGCCAAGGCTCGCCATGTGGCAATCTATCTGCCCAACGATGGCGAAATCGATACCCGACCACTGATAACCCTTTGCCGCACGCTTGGCAAAACGCTCTATCTACCGGTACTGCACCCGATCCGGCACAACCGACTCTGGTTTACCCCCTACGCCACAACGACCCGGATGCAGCTCAATCGCTACCGTATTCTGGAGCCTGTACTTCAGGGCAAGCCTGTTCGCCCTGCTGTGGCACTGGATCTGGTACTGCTGCCGCTAGTGGCGTTTTCAGCCGATGGTGGCCGTATGGGCATGGGAGGAGGCTATTATGACCGGACGTTTGCCTTCCGCCTGAAGGGCAATGGCATGCGCGGACCAAAACTGGTGGGGCTTGCACACGAGTTGCAACGAGTGAATCAGCTACCGATAGAAAGGTGGGACGTTCCGCTGGACGCGATCGCGACAGACTCGCGGGTTTACGCCATCAACTGTTGA